Proteins encoded within one genomic window of Patescibacteria group bacterium:
- the rplJ gene encoding 50S ribosomal protein L10 codes for MAKTKEAKNQLKDSLSDKLKRAKIAVLLKYQGLKVKDLEELRKSLRNMGIDMVVPKNSIAKISLKEQGIEVTGDAFSQPLAMIFSYDDEVKPAKEITLFAKSHEIVEILGGILENKMIDASVIKQLSTLPSREELLAKMVGSIASPLNGLVNVLSGVPRSLVNALKQIELQKK; via the coding sequence ATGGCCAAAACCAAAGAAGCCAAAAATCAACTTAAAGACAGTTTGTCCGATAAACTTAAGCGCGCCAAAATTGCGGTGCTATTAAAATATCAGGGCTTAAAGGTCAAAGATTTAGAAGAGCTACGCAAAAGCTTGCGAAATATGGGTATCGACATGGTTGTGCCCAAAAACTCTATCGCTAAAATTAGCTTGAAAGAGCAGGGGATAGAAGTTACTGGTGATGCCTTTAGTCAACCATTGGCGATGATCTTTTCTTATGATGACGAAGTCAAACCGGCTAAAGAAATCACATTGTTTGCTAAATCCCACGAAATTGTGGAAATTTTAGGTGGAATTTTGGAAAACAAGATGATTGACGCCAGCGTTATCAAACAGCTATCCACTTTGCCATCACGTGAAGAGTTGCTTGCCAAAATGGTTGGCTCCATCGCTTCGCCGCTTAACGGATTGGTCAATGTTTTGTCCGGAGTGCCGCGTAGCCTGGTTAACGCCTTAAAACAAATCGAATTACAAAAAAAGTAA
- the rplL gene encoding 50S ribosomal protein L7/L12, whose product MSDEKSFQDLMDKIEKMSVLELSEFVKALEEKFGVTAAAPMMMAGGAAPAAGAAAEPEEEKTSFTVVLAASGDQKINVIKAVREVRSDLGLKEAKDLVDAAPKTVLENASKADAEAAKEKLTAAGATVELK is encoded by the coding sequence ATGTCAGACGAAAAATCATTTCAAGATTTAATGGACAAAATTGAAAAAATGTCCGTGCTTGAATTATCCGAGTTCGTAAAAGCGCTCGAAGAGAAATTTGGAGTTACTGCCGCCGCTCCTATGATGATGGCTGGTGGTGCTGCTCCTGCTGCCGGTGCAGCTGCTGAGCCAGAAGAAGAGAAAACCAGCTTTACGGTTGTGTTGGCTGCTTCCGGTGATCAGAAGATCAACGTGATCAAAGCGGTACGCGAAGTGCGATCAGACTTGGGCTTAAAAGAAGCCAAAGATTTGGTAGATGCTGCGCCTAAAACCGTTTTAGAGAACGCTAGCAAAGCCGATGCCGAAGCCGCCAAAGAAAAATTGACTGCTGCCGGTGCCACTGTTGAATTAAAGTAA
- a CDS encoding tRNA guanosine(34) transglycosylase Tgt yields MKNGQFKLIATSGKARAGELQTAHGLVQTPCFMPVGTKASVKSLDPTILEQLNAQVVLANTYHLAMSPGSALISKQGGLHNFMQWNHPILTDSGGFQVFSLGKGKKNRTEESPDQVIPEATITEDGVTFKSHRDGSEHLFTPEIAMKIQAELGADIIMAFDECPPYPSTRAEYLAGMERTHRWLTRCINEKKSLESSSSFRPNQKTEDGGQNTDNLSFRPGERVSATALEKSQEKIPFRFHQNSPSDQLLFGIVQGGVDEDLRKTSAKFVASQNLPGVAIGGVANGGESRAEMVQQVEWALAELPQDKPRYLMGIGTPLDLLDFITRGIDMFDCVLPTRLGRNGAFWMVENGKGTRVQIKNSRFTNDSRPLTEGCKCATCTRFSRAYVHHLFVENEPLSMQLLSIHNIFILIDLTHQIRQAIIQNELKALSTSLRRVWKD; encoded by the coding sequence ATGAAAAACGGACAATTCAAATTAATCGCCACATCAGGCAAAGCTCGTGCTGGGGAATTGCAGACAGCGCATGGTTTGGTGCAAACACCGTGCTTTATGCCGGTTGGTACCAAGGCTAGCGTCAAATCGCTTGACCCTACAATTCTTGAACAACTAAACGCTCAAGTAGTTTTGGCAAACACTTATCACCTGGCAATGTCTCCCGGATCAGCACTAATTTCGAAACAGGGTGGATTGCATAACTTTATGCAATGGAATCACCCAATTTTAACCGATTCGGGCGGGTTTCAAGTGTTTTCGCTAGGTAAAGGTAAAAAGAACCGCACCGAAGAATCGCCTGATCAGGTGATTCCCGAAGCGACGATTACTGAGGATGGGGTTACTTTTAAATCGCATCGCGATGGAAGTGAACATTTATTTACCCCGGAAATTGCGATGAAAATTCAGGCAGAGCTTGGCGCTGATATTATTATGGCGTTTGATGAATGCCCGCCATATCCATCAACCCGAGCTGAATATCTTGCCGGAATGGAGCGAACCCATCGTTGGCTAACCCGCTGTATCAATGAAAAGAAATCGCTAGAATCCTCGTCGTCATTTCGACCAAATCAGAAGACGGAGGACGGAGGACAGAATACGGATAATTTGTCATTTCGACCCGGGGAGCGCGTCAGCGCGACCGCGTTGGAGAAATCTCAAGAAAAAATCCCCTTCCGCTTTCATCAAAATAGTCCGTCCGATCAATTACTATTTGGCATTGTTCAGGGTGGGGTAGACGAAGATCTGCGCAAGACCTCAGCCAAATTTGTGGCATCGCAAAATCTGCCCGGCGTTGCCATTGGGGGAGTGGCTAATGGGGGAGAGAGCCGAGCCGAAATGGTGCAGCAAGTGGAATGGGCGCTGGCTGAGCTACCACAGGATAAACCAAGGTATCTAATGGGAATTGGCACGCCGCTAGATTTGCTTGATTTTATAACACGGGGGATTGATATGTTTGACTGCGTGTTGCCAACTCGTTTAGGCCGCAATGGCGCATTCTGGATGGTTGAAAATGGCAAGGGAACCAGAGTGCAAATTAAAAACTCCAGATTCACTAACGACTCACGCCCGCTAACCGAGGGTTGTAAGTGTGCAACTTGCACCAGATTCAGCCGCGCATACGTTCACCATTTGTTTGTAGAGAACGAGCCGCTTTCGATGCAATTGTTATCAATTCATAATATATTCATACTTATTGATCTTACGCATCAAATACGCCAAGCAATCATCCAAAACGAACTCAAAGCATTATCTACCAGTCTGAGGCGAGTCTGGAAAGACTAA
- the grpE gene encoding nucleotide exchange factor GrpE has protein sequence MPEGLSAGEPEPQPKVGFRERLKQRFGRTESVDKNLSVEEIREQLNALRSDVMIFDDDGNEITQEHNPAKEAELKQALIQAILKKSKEGELSPEDNDDLVKDLVENGHQSAMADISVSTHGFRNFQKMLDVTGQKSIEVDGEEVNRETKSFILSKIDKLPEYWRRQVKNGIVAGTISAAVIGLLAVTVGAPVGIAAISFGGATLAKGAADKLFRDRLIHKDKDGDGSLAYKIAQDRAGNITEMMELGKNYQAELDPNRKAQILQEILERTKKRESENLKQYESLSRKAAWIEGISGAAGAMVTGALTHSIVMGQEVKQQIAHWAKDGVQIHDNQLVTDPNVGHNVKETADGTWRFILKQADIDKAKHLFGAHWQQYLHGAGQNGPFGQGMSPVAPSHLLPGQEIFHNSKFAEVVINRLAAHEVVSHISTLGTVGAIAVPGAASGLASEMYNNPTSQKSPLSSQHAEASSDTPTETDSDITEDIPIDTDTDGTSGTEPVDTEPEPDKAELDQSGRKNDTIKDSLDPSETIEDKKVDRSDRQQRISDKAEKISRISISEAGSYCQTVYREAYKFARELQRGEGVYDADALTAIGVIMDLVKNGESSTKNSFRFAEKVFSQNDDELRAIASRINDPTLSNESRRNSLSDLVEHIIPLIQISDNQADSGTVEEKESILKEIKNGNEIELPVKDKDGKNLILNEQIVDGLKFKLYNPSATLLEKTKVIWEKYKDKDRAKVKIHSSVPREKVYYYELVDPDAEPATVSSEPVGGAEKTEKSAEPTKLPEFKIENLEALHVNQEIPLTDTERLFIEKDPVGNFIVPEIMINGSRIALDDRRKNHVHHDNKIVVITKIPGTSAGDLLYHGELADAPQKTSEPILSSKGEPVVEPEETPKPVEPTELPKFEADKFEGLHVGQQITLRGKTENLVAKGGEPPLVQVNGTNIKIDNPDKVAVQHGHQIVEVTTVPGNSPEDMYFHAKLVDTPSVLSKLEQSTPQPEVERKRMEIHLSLPDVGEIKKGDELTIDNPVVSDSFIHNVLALPTLVINGKNCILYDPKHPEDIKLAREYLGKEKIKIKLISQDERTGTFKYIFLEPDSSTKEKVAKNVDDTAGTNPANAVEAPAGQNLTRHAEGPIKIERESNYTGRQKVAFDRVMAVENMSPEQAKDYYLKVYRQAVNFESSSGVSIPNEDLFAFGLISDLIRSTDEPTTVDFNDAISIREKDAATITDMSKEILATNDDHYRQIGLSELGRHIVTLIPNNEEPPAVPTPATESITTPTEPEVGAQAAAPISSAAKKSAESATVESESQRLENEIAKLPDEFKRFIEGLQSVEEHIYSKDTEWLCSSDGLAHLDRFVYAPAPSLGRAIGHDASEISRYLSGIVQSQAELHNQLDAIGMHPFDAKVGDAFNSDNYDSPDEEFVWISDGQERHNHIAGVSRIGYKLGDKVVRKARVKRWMYHEPSPGQSAEPTSTATEITAAKTPGRPEDDIIIEDIGDVTERLQQYDARLNQDDRYQRMTEPEKLFCRIYLDARGFTDDNVQYSLDLRNTDAESFDIALEYTTSILNREFSDNLRYEYYVTLRNWLTKL, from the coding sequence ATGCCCGAAGGTTTATCTGCCGGAGAACCGGAACCACAGCCAAAAGTTGGCTTTAGAGAAAGACTAAAGCAGAGATTTGGCCGTACAGAATCTGTAGACAAGAATTTGTCTGTAGAAGAAATACGAGAACAGCTAAACGCTCTACGCTCAGATGTAATGATATTTGATGATGACGGCAATGAAATTACTCAAGAGCATAATCCAGCCAAAGAAGCGGAACTCAAACAAGCTTTGATTCAAGCGATACTCAAAAAGTCAAAGGAAGGCGAACTTTCACCGGAAGATAATGATGATTTGGTTAAAGACCTAGTTGAAAATGGACATCAATCTGCGATGGCCGATATTAGTGTATCCACTCATGGATTCAGAAATTTTCAAAAAATGTTAGACGTTACCGGTCAAAAATCGATTGAAGTTGATGGTGAAGAAGTAAATCGAGAAACAAAATCGTTTATATTAAGCAAGATTGATAAATTGCCAGAATATTGGCGCCGCCAGGTTAAAAATGGAATTGTTGCTGGCACAATTTCGGCGGCAGTTATTGGATTGCTCGCGGTAACTGTTGGTGCACCTGTAGGGATAGCAGCCATATCTTTTGGTGGCGCTACACTGGCCAAGGGGGCAGCAGACAAACTATTTCGTGATCGGCTAATTCATAAAGACAAAGATGGCGATGGTAGTTTGGCGTATAAAATCGCTCAAGATCGAGCAGGCAACATCACCGAAATGATGGAGCTGGGCAAAAATTATCAAGCCGAGCTAGACCCAAATCGCAAAGCACAGATTTTACAAGAAATTCTTGAGCGGACCAAGAAGCGTGAGAGTGAAAATCTGAAACAGTACGAATCACTTTCAAGAAAGGCGGCATGGATTGAAGGTATTTCCGGAGCCGCCGGGGCAATGGTGACTGGCGCCTTAACTCATTCGATTGTAATGGGACAAGAGGTAAAGCAGCAAATTGCGCATTGGGCTAAAGATGGAGTGCAGATTCACGATAACCAGTTGGTAACAGATCCAAATGTTGGTCACAACGTTAAAGAAACAGCAGATGGCACGTGGCGGTTTATTCTTAAGCAAGCGGATATTGATAAAGCCAAACATTTGTTTGGGGCTCACTGGCAGCAATATCTACACGGTGCAGGACAAAACGGACCTTTTGGACAGGGAATGTCTCCGGTTGCACCGTCACATTTATTGCCCGGCCAAGAAATCTTTCATAATTCAAAATTTGCTGAAGTTGTAATTAATAGGTTAGCGGCGCACGAAGTAGTTAGCCATATTTCGACTCTTGGAACAGTCGGTGCAATCGCGGTACCAGGAGCAGCCTCTGGATTGGCTAGCGAAATGTATAATAACCCAACATCACAAAAATCACCTCTTTCGTCACAGCATGCAGAAGCATCTTCAGATACGCCAACCGAAACAGATTCTGATATCACAGAAGATATCCCTATTGACACAGATACTGATGGAACTTCCGGAACCGAGCCGGTTGATACTGAACCGGAGCCTGATAAAGCCGAGCTAGATCAATCGGGGCGTAAGAATGATACAATCAAAGATTCTTTAGACCCGTCAGAGACAATAGAAGATAAAAAGGTGGATCGCTCTGACCGTCAGCAGCGCATCTCCGATAAGGCTGAAAAGATATCGCGCATTTCTATATCAGAAGCTGGGAGTTACTGTCAAACGGTTTATCGAGAAGCATATAAATTTGCCCGGGAGTTACAAAGGGGTGAGGGTGTTTACGACGCAGATGCACTCACCGCTATTGGTGTAATAATGGATTTGGTTAAAAATGGCGAATCGTCAACAAAAAATAGTTTTAGATTCGCTGAAAAAGTTTTTTCTCAAAATGATGATGAGTTACGTGCTATCGCGAGTCGAATTAACGACCCGACATTATCGAATGAGAGTAGACGCAATTCTTTAAGTGATTTGGTTGAACATATCATACCTCTCATTCAAATTTCAGATAATCAGGCAGATAGTGGCACTGTTGAAGAAAAAGAATCTATTCTTAAAGAAATTAAGAATGGTAACGAAATTGAATTGCCGGTTAAGGATAAAGATGGAAAGAACCTAATACTAAATGAACAAATTGTCGATGGGCTAAAATTTAAATTATATAATCCAAGTGCAACTCTTCTAGAAAAAACAAAAGTGATTTGGGAAAAATACAAAGATAAAGACAGAGCCAAGGTCAAAATTCATTCCAGCGTACCAAGAGAAAAGGTTTATTATTATGAACTAGTAGATCCGGACGCGGAGCCGGCGACTGTTTCATCAGAACCTGTTGGTGGGGCGGAAAAGACTGAAAAGTCGGCTGAACCAACTAAATTGCCGGAATTTAAAATTGAAAATCTGGAAGCTTTACACGTCAATCAAGAAATTCCGTTGACCGACACCGAGCGCCTATTTATTGAAAAAGATCCAGTAGGGAATTTTATCGTTCCTGAAATTATGATTAATGGTAGTAGGATTGCGCTAGATGATCGCAGAAAAAACCATGTTCATCACGATAATAAAATTGTTGTAATCACAAAAATACCGGGTACAAGTGCTGGTGATTTACTTTACCACGGAGAATTAGCAGATGCTCCTCAAAAAACTTCTGAACCAATCTTATCATCTAAAGGCGAACCCGTCGTTGAGCCGGAAGAAACGCCAAAACCAGTAGAACCAACTGAACTGCCAAAATTTGAGGCAGACAAATTTGAAGGATTGCATGTTGGTCAGCAAATTACTCTTCGTGGGAAAACTGAAAATCTGGTTGCTAAAGGCGGAGAACCGCCACTTGTGCAAGTTAATGGAACTAATATCAAAATTGACAATCCGGATAAAGTGGCAGTGCAACACGGTCATCAGATTGTGGAAGTTACCACGGTACCCGGCAACAGTCCCGAGGATATGTATTTTCACGCCAAATTAGTTGACACGCCAAGCGTTTTATCAAAACTAGAACAATCTACACCTCAGCCAGAAGTTGAACGTAAAAGAATGGAAATACATCTAAGTTTGCCAGACGTGGGTGAGATTAAAAAAGGTGATGAACTTACGATAGACAATCCAGTTGTTAGCGATAGTTTTATTCATAATGTATTGGCGCTGCCAACTCTAGTAATCAATGGCAAGAATTGTATTTTATACGATCCTAAACACCCAGAGGACATTAAACTCGCGAGAGAATATCTGGGGAAGGAAAAAATTAAGATCAAGCTTATATCACAGGATGAAAGAACGGGTACGTTCAAATATATTTTTCTTGAGCCCGATTCGTCAACTAAAGAAAAAGTAGCGAAAAATGTCGATGATACAGCCGGAACAAACCCTGCTAATGCTGTAGAGGCGCCAGCTGGACAAAATTTAACTCGTCATGCAGAAGGTCCAATAAAAATCGAAAGAGAGTCCAACTATACCGGACGGCAAAAAGTGGCGTTTGATCGGGTTATGGCGGTCGAAAATATGAGCCCAGAACAAGCCAAGGATTATTATCTTAAAGTGTATCGTCAGGCGGTTAATTTTGAATCCAGTTCAGGAGTCTCAATTCCGAACGAGGATTTGTTTGCCTTCGGATTAATTTCAGACTTGATTCGTAGCACAGATGAGCCAACCACCGTAGATTTCAATGACGCGATATCTATTCGCGAAAAAGATGCGGCCACTATCACGGATATGTCAAAGGAGATTTTAGCCACTAATGATGATCATTACCGACAAATTGGATTGTCTGAACTTGGTCGTCACATTGTCACGTTGATTCCCAATAACGAAGAACCCCCAGCCGTACCCACGCCAGCTACAGAATCAATTACCACACCAACAGAGCCTGAAGTGGGGGCGCAAGCAGCCGCACCAATTAGCTCGGCGGCAAAAAAGAGCGCAGAATCTGCCACAGTTGAATCCGAAAGCCAGCGGCTGGAAAATGAAATTGCCAAATTACCTGATGAATTTAAGAGATTTATCGAAGGTTTACAAAGTGTTGAGGAACATATTTATAGCAAGGACACAGAATGGCTATGTTCTTCCGATGGCCTAGCACATTTAGACAGATTTGTGTACGCGCCAGCTCCGTCGCTTGGTAGAGCTATTGGTCATGATGCGTCGGAAATATCACGCTATCTAAGTGGTATTGTACAGTCTCAAGCAGAATTACATAATCAGTTAGATGCTATCGGGATGCACCCGTTTGATGCTAAGGTGGGTGATGCGTTTAATTCAGACAATTACGATTCACCAGACGAGGAATTTGTATGGATAAGTGATGGTCAAGAACGCCATAATCACATTGCTGGCGTATCTAGAATCGGTTACAAGCTAGGTGACAAAGTTGTACGCAAGGCAAGAGTGAAACGATGGATGTATCATGAGCCTTCACCAGGTCAATCAGCCGAGCCAACATCTACTGCCACCGAGATTACGGCAGCAAAGACTCCTGGTAGACCAGAGGATGATATAATAATTGAAGATATTGGTGATGTGACTGAGCGCTTGCAACAATATGATGCGCGTCTAAATCAAGACGATCGATATCAAAGAATGACTGAACCAGAAAAATTGTTTTGCCGAATCTATCTTGATGCTCGCGGTTTCACCGACGACAATGTGCAATACTCTCTAGACTTAAGAAATACAGACGCAGAATCATTCGATATCGCATTAGAATATACGACTAGTATTCTTAATCGAGAGTTTAGCGACAACTTGCGTTATGAATATTATGTAACATTACGCAATTGGCTCACTAAATTATAA
- a CDS encoding TraM recognition domain-containing protein: protein MDTRYFPNEPVTTTQSAWPLFLGLLLLALVIALVTILVWWLKHKSEQSRLKRSLELTMLQVSLPRDTNPSEEDVRQDFRELIAIGEPLIASFQHLYDHSRKFGSVPQEHITFEIAAHDREIFFYVGVSKHLVSLIEKQIHAQYPDAMIEEIQDYTILRDKNAKIAADQLKLAKSFILPIRTYRDLESSSLNVITNTLSKLGDDSTAAIQFLIRPNDGYWRTQVMFWAKQLQLGKGFNPYADTSMRQFWNILSPNLKKSVMTEDAKAEAERRQLTPMQEEQLKLLNNKSGKVGFDVQIRIIATAPTAPEAKTVLENISSSFAQFTDPTGNSIQPAHYPNVARLVLDYILRTFTPGRVMILNTEEITSLFHFPNRHIETPNIRWLKAKKTTPPPNLPTSGRLLGVSHFRGEDKQVFIKPADRMRHLYAVGKTGVGKSTLLQNMIVDDIKEGLGVAYLDPHGDSIEYIMRHIPENRIKDVIIFDPSDTARPLGLNLLEWSTPQQRDFLVQEAVQIFYKLFDPNQTGIVGPQFEHWLRNAALTLMSDPNGGTLIEIPRLFVDKQFETQALQHVTDPVVRAFWEQQMSKTSDFHKSEMLNYFTSKFGRFMTNTMIRNIIGQPKSAFDFRKVMDEGKILLVNLSKGKVGEVNSNLLGMILVSKLQVAAMSRADVPEDQRPPFYLYVDEFQNFTTDAFASILSEARKYGLALSLANQYIEQLTEQIRNAVVGNAGTIVAFRVGAADAEFLVHEFQPLVEDDLINIDKYNFYLKLLIDNRAERPFNCEVLPPDTTGTAAMADAVRHASRTTYGQDEKVVEAQIIERSKVDQISLGGMEQPVPSAR, encoded by the coding sequence ATGGACACACGCTATTTTCCAAACGAACCTGTAACAACAACTCAAAGCGCGTGGCCGCTATTTTTAGGGTTGTTGCTGCTTGCTTTGGTAATTGCACTGGTCACAATATTGGTGTGGTGGCTAAAACATAAATCAGAGCAGTCTCGTCTGAAACGATCGCTTGAACTAACGATGTTGCAGGTCAGTTTACCTAGAGACACTAATCCATCCGAAGAAGATGTGCGTCAAGATTTTCGCGAGCTAATTGCTATTGGTGAGCCGTTGATCGCCAGCTTTCAACACTTATATGATCATTCTCGCAAGTTTGGTAGCGTGCCCCAAGAGCACATTACCTTTGAAATTGCCGCCCACGATCGCGAAATATTCTTTTATGTTGGCGTTTCTAAACATCTGGTTAGCTTGATTGAAAAACAAATTCACGCTCAATATCCGGATGCGATGATAGAAGAAATTCAAGATTACACCATTTTACGCGATAAAAACGCCAAAATTGCCGCCGATCAGCTAAAATTGGCAAAAAGCTTTATCTTGCCCATTCGCACCTATCGAGACCTCGAATCCAGCTCACTTAACGTCATCACCAATACCTTGTCAAAACTGGGTGATGATTCCACAGCGGCAATTCAATTTTTAATTCGCCCGAATGATGGCTATTGGCGCACGCAGGTGATGTTTTGGGCCAAGCAGCTGCAACTTGGTAAAGGATTTAACCCGTATGCCGATACATCGATGCGCCAGTTTTGGAATATTCTAAGCCCGAATTTGAAAAAATCGGTTATGACCGAAGACGCCAAAGCAGAAGCGGAGCGCCGTCAGTTAACTCCAATGCAAGAAGAGCAACTGAAATTACTAAACAATAAATCCGGTAAGGTGGGATTTGACGTTCAAATTCGAATTATTGCTACCGCGCCAACTGCACCGGAAGCCAAAACGGTGCTTGAAAACATCTCTTCGTCATTTGCCCAGTTTACCGATCCTACCGGTAACTCAATTCAGCCAGCGCATTATCCTAATGTAGCTCGGTTGGTGTTGGATTATATTTTGCGCACCTTTACGCCGGGACGAGTGATGATTTTGAACACCGAAGAAATTACCTCGTTGTTTCATTTTCCAAATCGTCATATTGAAACTCCAAACATCCGCTGGCTTAAAGCCAAAAAAACCACCCCGCCGCCAAACCTTCCAACCTCGGGTAGGTTGCTGGGCGTATCGCATTTTCGCGGTGAAGATAAACAAGTGTTCATTAAACCAGCGGACCGCATGCGCCATTTGTACGCGGTGGGTAAGACTGGTGTGGGAAAATCAACCTTGCTGCAAAATATGATTGTAGATGATATCAAAGAAGGTTTGGGAGTGGCGTATTTGGATCCGCATGGTGACTCAATCGAATACATTATGCGACACATTCCCGAGAATCGAATTAAAGATGTGATTATCTTTGATCCATCCGACACTGCCCGTCCACTCGGATTAAACTTGTTAGAGTGGAGTACTCCGCAGCAACGAGATTTTTTGGTCCAAGAAGCGGTGCAGATATTTTATAAATTATTTGATCCAAACCAAACCGGTATTGTGGGGCCGCAGTTTGAGCATTGGTTGCGTAATGCGGCGTTAACGTTGATGTCCGACCCGAATGGGGGAACGCTGATCGAAATTCCACGTTTGTTTGTGGACAAACAGTTTGAAACCCAAGCGTTGCAACACGTTACCGACCCGGTGGTACGCGCGTTTTGGGAACAGCAGATGTCCAAAACCTCCGATTTTCATAAATCCGAAATGCTTAACTACTTTACCTCTAAATTTGGTCGTTTTATGACCAACACCATGATTCGCAACATCATCGGTCAGCCCAAAAGCGCGTTTGATTTTAGGAAGGTGATGGATGAAGGCAAAATTTTGCTGGTTAATTTGTCTAAAGGTAAAGTGGGCGAGGTTAACAGTAATTTGCTCGGTATGATCTTAGTGTCTAAATTGCAGGTAGCGGCGATGAGTCGGGCTGACGTACCGGAAGATCAGCGCCCGCCGTTTTATCTTTATGTTGATGAATTTCAAAACTTTACTACCGACGCCTTTGCGTCCATATTATCCGAGGCACGCAAGTACGGCTTGGCTCTAAGTTTGGCCAACCAATACATCGAGCAGCTAACCGAGCAAATTCGCAATGCGGTAGTGGGCAATGCCGGTACAATTGTGGCGTTTCGAGTGGGTGCCGCTGATGCCGAGTTTCTGGTCCACGAGTTTCAGCCGCTGGTTGAGGACGATCTAATCAATATCGACAAATATAACTTTTACTTAAAACTGTTAATTGATAATCGCGCCGAGCGACCGTTTAATTGCGAAGTTTTGCCACCAGATACCACCGGCACGGCTGCGATGGCAGATGCGGTTCGCCACGCATCACGCACCACTTACGGTCAAGACGAAAAAGTAGTTGAAGCTCAAATAATTGAACGATCTAAAGTAGATCAGATCTCACTAGGTGGCATGGAACAGCCGGTTCCATCTGCCAGGTAA
- a CDS encoding sigma factor-like helix-turn-helix DNA-binding protein: MSNSLLQSVVADKAVEFKQNFNPQAIIAGLVSGLEEKARNVISSRTGLSGDKKVTLSYIGDHYHLSRERIRQIERDVMAKLSDKLHEKHYHEIQFVVATIDREGGVVNEETLVKLLLIDSRRTSADINSLRLFLRLTKDVVEVKDSKTMRPGWVLRMVTVAKIDSIVQDLILLIQQSGSVMTFESVWEQMPALHDRPQSFLKQIISLSRDIVKTTEGTFGLSSWPTVNPRNVRDKIYFVLNQSGTPLHFTEIAKRIRENSFDAKNIVQPTVHNELIADERFVLVGRGIYALSHWGYQPGTVEQVIEDVLKKAGKPLSTDEIVELVLKSRQVRKNTIIINLQIKPQFVKVGRKLYTLSEVKSKNVSDDVKQTIKLAEKK; the protein is encoded by the coding sequence ATGTCGAATTCACTACTACAAAGTGTAGTTGCAGATAAGGCAGTCGAGTTCAAACAAAATTTTAACCCGCAGGCAATCATTGCCGGGTTAGTTTCTGGTCTAGAAGAAAAGGCGCGAAACGTCATTTCCTCGCGTACCGGTCTGTCTGGTGATAAAAAGGTAACTTTATCGTACATTGGTGATCATTACCACCTTTCTCGTGAGCGTATTCGCCAAATTGAGCGTGATGTAATGGCCAAATTAAGCGATAAATTACATGAAAAACACTATCACGAAATACAATTTGTAGTGGCAACTATCGACCGCGAAGGCGGAGTAGTTAACGAAGAGACATTGGTCAAATTGCTGCTAATCGACTCTCGCCGTACTAGCGCAGACATTAATTCATTAAGACTATTTTTACGTTTAACCAAAGACGTGGTAGAAGTTAAAGATTCTAAAACAATGCGTCCGGGTTGGGTGTTGCGTATGGTAACAGTGGCTAAAATTGATTCTATCGTTCAAGACCTAATCTTGCTAATTCAGCAATCCGGTTCGGTGATGACTTTTGAAAGCGTTTGGGAGCAAATGCCAGCATTACACGACCGCCCACAATCATTTCTTAAACAGATTATTTCGTTGTCACGCGATATCGTTAAAACCACCGAAGGCACTTTTGGTTTGTCTAGTTGGCCAACCGTTAACCCAAGAAACGTCCGTGATAAAATTTACTTCGTACTTAATCAATCCGGTACACCGCTGCACTTTACCGAAATTGCCAAACGCATTCGCGAAAACAGTTTCGATGCTAAAAACATCGTCCAGCCAACCGTTCATAACGAGTTGATTGCAGATGAGCGATTTGTGTTGGTTGGCCGCGGTATTTATGCCTTGTCACACTGGGGATACCAGCCTGGTACAGTTGAGCAGGTGATTGAAGATGTGTTAAAAAAAGCCGGCAAGCCGTTATCAACCGATGAGATTGTAGAGCTGGTATTAAAGAGCCGTCAAGTTCGCAAAAATACCATCATCATTAACTTGCAAATCAAACCTCAGTTTGTAAAAGTTGGCCGCAAGCTTTACACCTTGTCTGAAGTAAAATCTAAAAATGTTTCAGACGATGTCAAGCAAACCATTAAACTAGCCGAGAAAAAATAA